One window of Chryseobacterium indologenes genomic DNA carries:
- a CDS encoding glycosyltransferase family 2 protein, with protein MNPKISVIVPCYKQAQFLDECLQSILDQTYENWECIIVNDGSPDNTDEVADKWVKKDNRFKYLYKENGGLSSARNAALEIVTGDYIQFLDSDDLIHREKFSKSLSGDKEYPLIVSQYTIYRNQTHLPGYKNVEQSFLTFDGIVYDWDLKFSIPIHCALISKKLLEGFLFDTTLTSCEDWVMWIYITKDHPDALLINEALAHYRKDVNDNMSADPIKIMKQRLKILPTLKKLYGEEVHDKLAYHIIDVRTTQLIQQRREFQKMIPLAVVAKYLSFKRFYYKLFRKKVDG; from the coding sequence ATGAATCCCAAAATATCCGTTATTGTCCCCTGCTACAAACAGGCTCAGTTTTTAGATGAATGTCTGCAGTCTATCCTGGATCAGACTTATGAAAATTGGGAATGTATCATTGTCAATGACGGATCACCTGATAATACTGATGAAGTAGCTGATAAATGGGTAAAAAAAGACAACCGTTTTAAATATCTTTATAAAGAAAACGGAGGTCTGTCTTCTGCAAGAAATGCAGCACTGGAAATCGTTACCGGAGATTATATACAGTTTTTGGATTCTGATGATCTGATACACCGTGAAAAGTTTTCAAAAAGCCTTTCCGGAGACAAAGAATATCCGTTGATTGTAAGTCAGTACACTATCTACAGAAACCAAACCCATCTTCCTGGCTATAAAAATGTTGAGCAGAGTTTCCTGACCTTTGATGGAATTGTATACGATTGGGATCTTAAATTTTCCATCCCGATACACTGTGCTTTGATAAGCAAAAAGCTTCTGGAAGGTTTTCTTTTTGACACTACCCTTACCAGTTGTGAAGACTGGGTAATGTGGATTTATATCACCAAAGATCATCCTGACGCTCTCCTGATCAATGAAGCTCTTGCGCATTACCGAAAAGATGTCAACGATAATATGTCTGCTGATCCGATCAAAATTATGAAGCAGCGCCTTAAAATTTTACCTACCTTAAAAAAACTTTACGGTGAAGAGGTACATGACAAGCTGGCTTATCATATCATAGACGTTCGTACCACCCAGCTTATACAGCAAAGACGCGAATTTCAAAAAATGATTCCCCTGGCTGTAGTCGCAAAATATCTTTCTTTCAAAAGGTTTTATTACAAGCTTTTTAGAAAAAAAGTAGATGGCTAA